From the Oncorhynchus nerka isolate Pitt River linkage group LG20, Oner_Uvic_2.0, whole genome shotgun sequence genome, one window contains:
- the LOC115101740 gene encoding succinate dehydrogenase cytochrome b560 subunit, mitochondrial-like, with product MALLLRTFTRQGTCLFRPQFGILCRHAVPMGTTANEEMNTFWAKNNKLNRPMSPHLTIYKWSMPMMMSITHRGTGVGLSGGISAFALLALVLPGNYPYYLDLIHSLSVGPALLSLAKFGIAFPVSYHTLNGIRHLFWDSGKGFKIPEVYRSGYVVIVLSILTSIAAIAYM from the exons ATGGCGTTGCTTCTAAG GACCTTTACCCGACAGGGCACTTGCTTGTTCCGCCCTCAGTTTGGCATTCTATGCAGACA TGCTGTTCCAATGGGAACCACAGCAAATGAGGAAATGAACACGTTTTGGGCCAAAAACAACAAATTGAACCGACCCATGTCGCCACATCTGACCATCTATAA GTGGTCAATGCCTATGATGATGTCCatcacacacagaggcacaggaGTGGGACTCAGTGGAG gtatCTCAGCATTTGCTCTATTAGCACTGGTGTTGCCAGGTAACTATCCATACTACCTTGACCTGATCCACTCCCTGTCCGTTGGTCCTGCTCTGCTCAGCCTTGCCAAGTTTGGCATTGCCTTCCCTGTGTCCTACCACACCTTGAACGGAATCCGCCATCTG tTCTGGGATAGCGGTAAGGGATTTAAGATTCCTGAGGTGTATCGCTCGGGCTACGTGGTCATTGTGCTGTCAATACTGACCTCCATTGCTGCCATTGCATACATGTGA